GCCCTTCTCGGCCCCAACCATTTATACTGACCTGTTCGCTACGCCTATGGGAATCGTCAAGAACATTGCCGCCATTGCAAAAGGCATGAGCATCACCTTCCGGGAGATGTTTAAGCCGACCATCGTAGAAAACTACCCGGACGGGCCAGGTCCCTTGAGGGGCGCGGTTTTCCAGGAGCGCTTCCGCGGACTGCACGTTTTGCAGCGCGATGAAGATGGTCTCGAGAAATGCGTGGCCTGTTTTCTGTGCGCGGCAGCTTGCCCCTCGAACTGCATTTATATTGAGGCGGCGGAAAACACGGCAGAGAATCGCGTTTCGGGCGCCGAGCGCTACGCCAGGGTCTACAACATCGATTACAACCGCTGCATCTTCTGCGGCTATTGCGTTGAGGCCTGCCCCACTGACGCCATCACCCATGGCCACGGCTTTGAACTCGCCACGCTGAACGCCACGAACCTGGTGATGCGCAAGGAAGACATGCTGCTGCCGGTCGCGGCGCTGACGGCGAAATAGTCAGGGCAACGCCCGGTGTCCCGCATGGCGAAGATGCGGTGCATTATGGTTTCCACTTCCAGCCCATAGCGCT
This Terriglobia bacterium DNA region includes the following protein-coding sequences:
- the nuoI gene encoding NADH-quinone oxidoreductase subunit NuoI; translation: MGIVKNIAAIAKGMSITFREMFKPTIVENYPDGPGPLRGAVFQERFRGLHVLQRDEDGLEKCVACFLCAAACPSNCIYIEAAENTAENRVSGAERYARVYNIDYNRCIFCGYCVEACPTDAITHGHGFELATLNATNLVMRKEDMLLPVAALTAK